The Nocardia sp. BMG111209 genome includes a window with the following:
- a CDS encoding glycosyltransferase family 39 protein produces MTETVTRADVPPETASPAPSPRPRWELPGLALLLIGTAVAYFWKLTAAGWANEFYAAAVQSGARSWKAFFFGSLDPGNIVTVDKTPLSLWPMELSARLFGFGSFSMLMPEVLLGVASVAVLWATVRRPFGPGAGLLAGLVLALTPVAALMFRYNNPDAMLTFLIVAAAWAMTRALADGRWRWLVLTGVFIGFGFLAKQLQVMLVVPGLALAYLVAGPRRFGIRIGQLCAAGAGLVLAAGWWVLIAQLWPAGSRPYIGGSDDNSVLDLTLGYNGIQRLNSEGGGPRSGSPGITRLFQPELAGQITWLIPAALVLLLAGLALRGRITAGSVATEGHSRTDEQRAALLLWGGWLLVSGLVFSFMTGTFHSYYTMTTAPAVAALIGGGSVLLWRERERPWVRAALALSVALTVVTAWSILSRTPDFFGWLRWTVLIAGVVATVAMLLPLRGRALVIAGLAAVFVGLAGQIAYTADTLAVAHGGGGTSAGPRVPGRGGFGGGPRGGGPGAPNPGGAVARNDAGDTGPAGNGAPGSGRTGRPVAPVPNGGGANPGAPGGNTAGGPGGGFGFGAKPSEQVIAMLQENAGSYTWAGAAVSSHSANSYQLESEVSVMSIGGFSGGDPAPTLAKFQEYVAQGRIHYFLGGSRGFGNDRDTESAKITAWVQQHYTAATVDGVAVYDLTVPAH; encoded by the coding sequence ATGACCGAGACTGTCACGCGAGCCGACGTGCCGCCGGAGACGGCGAGTCCGGCTCCCTCGCCACGGCCGCGCTGGGAACTGCCCGGCCTGGCCCTGCTGCTGATCGGCACCGCTGTCGCCTACTTCTGGAAGCTGACCGCGGCCGGATGGGCCAACGAGTTCTACGCGGCGGCCGTGCAATCCGGCGCGCGGTCGTGGAAGGCGTTCTTCTTCGGATCACTGGACCCCGGCAACATCGTCACCGTCGACAAGACGCCGCTGTCGTTGTGGCCGATGGAGTTGTCCGCCAGGCTGTTCGGATTCGGCAGCTTCAGCATGCTGATGCCGGAGGTGCTGCTCGGCGTCGCGTCGGTGGCGGTGCTGTGGGCCACCGTGCGGCGGCCGTTCGGCCCCGGCGCGGGCCTGCTCGCCGGTCTGGTGCTGGCGCTGACTCCGGTGGCGGCGTTGATGTTCCGGTACAACAACCCGGACGCGATGCTGACCTTCCTGATCGTCGCGGCGGCCTGGGCGATGACCCGGGCGCTGGCCGACGGACGCTGGCGGTGGCTGGTGCTCACCGGCGTGTTCATCGGATTCGGTTTCCTGGCAAAGCAATTGCAGGTGATGCTGGTCGTACCCGGGCTCGCGCTGGCCTATCTGGTGGCCGGGCCGCGCCGGTTCGGCATCCGGATCGGCCAATTGTGCGCCGCCGGTGCGGGTCTGGTGCTCGCCGCCGGCTGGTGGGTGCTGATCGCGCAGTTGTGGCCGGCCGGCTCCCGGCCGTACATCGGCGGCTCCGACGACAACTCGGTTCTCGATCTGACCTTGGGCTACAACGGAATTCAGCGACTGAACTCCGAGGGCGGCGGCCCGCGCTCCGGGAGTCCGGGCATCACCCGGCTGTTCCAGCCCGAACTGGCCGGGCAGATCACCTGGCTGATCCCGGCGGCGCTGGTACTGCTGCTGGCGGGCCTGGCGCTGCGCGGCCGCATCACCGCGGGTTCGGTTGCGACGGAAGGACATTCGCGCACCGACGAGCAGCGGGCGGCCCTGCTGCTGTGGGGCGGCTGGCTGCTGGTGTCCGGACTGGTCTTCAGCTTCATGACCGGTACCTTCCACTCCTACTACACGATGACGACGGCCCCGGCGGTCGCGGCGCTGATCGGCGGCGGCAGCGTGCTGCTCTGGCGCGAGCGCGAACGGCCGTGGGTGCGTGCGGCACTGGCGCTGAGCGTGGCTCTTACGGTGGTGACGGCCTGGTCGATCCTGTCCCGGACACCGGACTTCTTCGGGTGGTTGCGCTGGACCGTGCTGATCGCGGGTGTGGTGGCGACCGTGGCGATGCTGCTGCCGCTGCGCGGCCGCGCCCTGGTGATCGCGGGCCTGGCGGCGGTATTCGTCGGCCTCGCCGGCCAGATCGCCTACACCGCGGACACTCTGGCCGTCGCACACGGCGGCGGCGGTACGTCGGCCGGGCCGCGGGTGCCCGGCCGGGGCGGGTTCGGCGGCGGTCCCCGCGGTGGCGGACCGGGCGCCCCGAACCCGGGCGGTGCGGTCGCCCGCAACGACGCGGGTGATACCGGTCCGGCAGGCAACGGCGCCCCCGGATCGGGCCGCACCGGCCGCCCGGTCGCACCGGTCCCGAACGGTGGTGGCGCGAATCCCGGTGCGCCGGGCGGGAATACCGCGGGCGGTCCCGGCGGCGGGTTCGGCTTCGGCGCGAAGCCGAGCGAGCAGGTGATCGCGATGCTGCAGGAGAACGCCGGTTCCTACACCTGGGCCGGAGCGGCCGTCTCCTCACATTCGGCCAACTCCTATCAACTGGAGAGCGAGGTCTCGGTGATGTCGATCGGCGGGTTCAGCGGCGGTGACCCGGCGCCGACCCTGGCGAAGTTCCAGGAGTACGTGGCGCAGGGCAGGATCCACTACTTCCTCGGTGGCAGTCGCGGTTTCGGCAACGACCGCGACACCGAGAGCGCGAAGATCACCGCCTGGGTGCAGCAGCACTACACCGCCGCCACGGTGGACGGCGTCGCCGTCTACGACCTGACGGTCCCCGCACACTGA
- a CDS encoding MFS transporter has translation MAMPVSTARPRALMTVLVLAGITASLTQTLVVPLLGQLPQILHTSTSNATWVVTVTLLVSAVTNPVAGRLGDLYGKRRILLISVALLIAGAVVCALASSLVPMIIGRSLQGMGSGIVALGISALRDLLPPERVGSAIALISSSLGVGAALGLPIAATVMENSNWRVLFWGLAGLAALIGILIVFMVPATDTGDPEGRFDPLGAVGLGIGLVTLLLAVSKGAAWGWTSGSILTLIVVGLGSLVLWGWWELRSRYPLVDLRTTARPQVLLTNAASFVVAMGMYAQALLIPQLLQLPLDTGYGLGQSMMTMGLWMAPNGLTMVLMSPVSARLSAARGPKTTLLVGCLIIATGYAASTVMLAHTWTLLIVTMIIYTGVAFSYGAMPALIMAAVPHSETAAANGFNTLMRAAGTSVSAAVVGAVLSQMTRNYHGHSIPTSAGFHTGLLIGCGVAIMAAVITATIPIRSRLADAEPEPEPVVPAPAALRVDG, from the coding sequence ATGGCCATGCCCGTATCGACGGCCCGACCCCGTGCCCTCATGACGGTGCTCGTACTCGCGGGAATCACCGCATCGCTCACCCAGACCCTGGTGGTGCCCCTGCTGGGCCAGCTACCGCAGATCCTGCACACCAGTACGTCGAACGCCACCTGGGTGGTCACCGTGACGCTGCTGGTCAGCGCGGTCACCAATCCCGTCGCGGGGCGGCTGGGCGATCTGTACGGCAAACGCCGGATCCTGCTCATCTCCGTGGCCCTGCTGATCGCGGGCGCGGTGGTCTGCGCACTGGCGAGTTCGCTGGTGCCGATGATCATCGGCCGCAGCCTGCAGGGCATGGGTTCGGGCATCGTCGCGCTCGGGATCAGCGCGTTGCGCGATCTGCTGCCGCCCGAGCGGGTCGGCTCGGCGATCGCCCTGATCAGCTCCTCGCTCGGCGTCGGCGCGGCCCTGGGCCTGCCGATCGCGGCGACGGTGATGGAGAACAGCAACTGGCGCGTATTGTTCTGGGGCCTCGCGGGTTTGGCCGCGCTGATCGGCATCCTCATCGTCTTCATGGTCCCGGCCACCGATACCGGCGATCCCGAGGGCCGGTTCGACCCGCTCGGCGCGGTCGGGCTGGGTATCGGGCTGGTCACGCTGCTGCTGGCCGTCTCCAAGGGCGCCGCCTGGGGCTGGACCAGCGGCTCCATCCTGACGCTGATCGTGGTGGGCCTCGGATCGCTGGTGCTGTGGGGCTGGTGGGAGCTGCGCAGCCGCTATCCGCTGGTCGACCTGCGCACCACCGCCCGTCCCCAGGTGCTGCTGACCAACGCCGCCTCCTTCGTGGTCGCGATGGGCATGTACGCCCAGGCACTGCTGATCCCGCAGCTACTGCAGCTGCCGCTGGACACCGGATACGGCCTGGGCCAGTCGATGATGACGATGGGTCTGTGGATGGCGCCCAACGGCCTCACGATGGTGCTGATGTCGCCGGTGAGCGCGCGGCTGTCGGCCGCACGCGGGCCCAAGACGACCCTGCTGGTCGGCTGCCTGATCATCGCGACCGGATACGCGGCCTCCACGGTGATGCTCGCGCACACCTGGACGCTGCTGATCGTCACCATGATCATCTACACCGGTGTGGCCTTCTCCTACGGCGCCATGCCCGCGCTGATCATGGCGGCGGTGCCGCATTCGGAAACGGCCGCGGCCAACGGTTTCAACACCCTCATGCGGGCCGCGGGCACCTCGGTCTCGGCGGCGGTGGTCGGCGCGGTGCTGTCCCAGATGACCCGGAACTACCACGGCCACAGCATCCCCACCTCCGCGGGATTCCACACCGGGCTGCTGATCGGCTGCGGCGTGGCCATAATGGCCGCCGTCATCACCGCCACCATCCCGATCCGCAGCCGGCTCGCCGATGCCGAGCCGGAACCCGAACCCGTCGTGCCCGCGCCGGCCGCGCTGCGCGTGGACGGCTGA